The Actinomyces lilanjuaniae genome segment GTCATGGGGCGTGACTTCGAGGTGGACGGTACTGTCGAGGCCGCTGAGGTGCGTGAGGGCGACCCCGCTCCCGACGGCTCGGGCCCGCTCCAGCTGGCCCGGGGCATTGAGATCGGCCACATCTTTGCCTTGGGACGGAAGTACTCCCAAGCCCTGGGGCTGAGCGTGCTGGACGAGGACGGCAGGGCGCGCGTGGTGACCATGGGCTCCTACGGCATCGGGGTCTCCCGGGTCATGGCCGCCCTGGCCGAGGCCCACCACGACGAACGCGGCCTGGCCTGGCCAGCCGTGGTGGCCCCCTACCACGTCCAGGTGCTGGCCACCGGCAAGGGGGAGGAGGTCTTTGCCGTGGCCGCCCAGATCTCCGCGGACCTGGATGACGCCGGTGTCGAGGTCCTCTACGACGACCGCCGCAAGGTCAGCGCCGGGGTGAAGTTTGCCGACGCCGAGCTGCTCGGTCTTCCCTACACGCTGGTCGTGGGCCGTGACCTGGGGCGGGAGGGGACGGTGGAGATCCGTGACCGTCGCAGCGGGGAGCGCAGTTCGGTCCTGGCCAGTGAGGCGGCCGTCACGCTGGTCCGCCTGGTCCGTGCCGCCCTGGCGTGAGCCTCTTGTCAGGGTGTTCTCAGGTTGGCTTCTTAGGGCGACTCTGAGGACTCCAGGTAGCCGGGCAGGGAGGACAGCTGTGTCCCCCAGGCGTGTGCGCGCAGGGCCGCGTCGGTCGTCGCCTCCACGGCAGCCTGCCGGGCGGGGGACCCTGCCTGCGTGGAGGCCGTCTCCAGGGCCTCGTGGTCAACCACGTCTGACCACACGGTCTGGGCCCACAGGACGTCCGTGTCTGCTGCAGAGGCCTCAGAAGACTGCTGGGAGGGGCTCGCATAGGACGAAAGACGGCTGTCCTGGCTGCCGGCAGCCAACGCGGCACTGACAGCAGTGGAGGCGGAGGCCGCGTCCTGGGTGGCGCGCTCACGCGTGGCGGCCTGCGCGCGCGCGGCCACCTCCTGGCAGGCGTAGCGGGCTGCGTCGTAGGCAGCGAGCAGCCCGCTGCTGATCTGCTGGGGCGTGTCCAGCGAGCTGCGCGGGACCGAGGTGGTCGATCCGGGGGAGACGGTCTCGTGCTGGACGGCCCAGGAGGCGGCTAGTGAGGCGTAGAGCCGGGCCTCCTGGCCGGAGGGTGCGCTCATGGCCGCCTCCTGGGCCAGGGTGACGCCCTCGCTGAGGAGCGCGGCCAGGTCCTCGCTGGTGGCGGTCGCTGCGGCCGTGGCCGCTGGGCTGACAGTGGGAAAGCGCGTCGGAACCTCGGACGCCCACGGCTCCCACACCCCGCCCAGGGCGTCGAGCTGGGAGTTTGCTGCCGTCTCCACCTGCTGCGCGGCCTCAGCCTGCCGGTCCTCGGATCGGGCCACGACGGCGGCGCTGGAGGAGATGAGCCAGGTGTGCCGAGCCAGTGCGTCGCGCACGGACTCCTGGGCAGAAGGCTGGGGCAGTGAGGCTGGCGTTCCTTCTCCCAGACGTAGCCCGCAGCCGCTGAGCAGCGCCGCGAGGAGCACCACCAGGAGGCAGGTGCTCCCGCGTGCCAGTCGTTCTCCTGCTTCCCGGCCTGTCGGGCGGCGCGAGGCAGGAGCGAGGCGGGGCGGCGTTAGGGGACTCGTCACCTGGTGATCCTCCCACGGCAGGTAGCATGATCCTAGCCAGACCACGCCCGGACAGGGTACGCCTCAGGAGGGGAGCCGACCTTATGGCAGACACGAGTTACGGTGGAGGGGGTCACGACCGTCACGGCAGACATGACAACCATGCCCTTGCCACACTGCTGCGTCCGGTGGTGGAGCGTGAGGGCCTCTTCCTGGAGGGGGTGGAGACTACCAGGGCGGGGAGGTTCTCCGTGGTGCGGGTCCTTGTTGACCTCCCGACGGTCCGGGCGACCTCCCGCTGGACTCCCTGCAGGGAGTCTCCTCGGCGGTCTCGACGGCCCTGGACGAGGCGGACCCTGTCAAGGGCCGCTACACCCTGGAGGTCTCGACCCCCGGGCGGAGCGCAGCCTGACCACGCCCCGCCACTTTCGGCGTGCTGTGGGCCACGACGTGCTTCTGGTCACCGCGCGGGGCGAGGTTAGCGGGACTGTCACGCAGGCGGATGAGACCCACGTGACCCTGGATGTCGACGGAGAGGTGACGGTGGTCGCCCTGGAGGCCGTCACGGCCGCCCGGATGGTGGTATCCGGATTCTGATCCCGTGACGAGGTAGCGACAAGGTAGCGCGGCCGTGCCTGTGGGTACCGTCTCGGGGGAGCGGGCGCAGGGGGCGCAGAGTACCGTGAGCACCATTGGGTTGAGCGCTGTTGAGTACGGTGCTGCAGACGGCGTTGCACGTGACCGCCACGGACGACAGATGGATGAGAGAGGACGATAGGACCCATGGACATCAACATGCCGGAGCTGCGAGGGGCTTCTGACGAGCTGGGGATTGACCTGGACAACCTCCTGCCCGCTATCGAGGACGCCATCTTGGGGGCCTACTTTAAGGTTCCGGGTGCCATCCGGGGTGCGCACGTCGAGATCGACCGCAGGACGGGGCACATGAGCGTACTAGCGCCCGAGGTCGACGAGGAGGACCAGCCGACGGGGGAGTACTTTGACGACACCCCGGACGACTTCGGCCGCATCGCCCAGGCGACGGCTCGCTCCGTCATCGTCCAGAGGATCCAGGACCGGCGTGACTTCGAGGTCCTGGGGACTTTCAAGGACAAGACCGGTGAGCTCATCTCCGGCACGGTTGAGCAAGGGCGGGACCCCAGGGTGGTCCATGTCCGTCTTGACGAGGAGCACGAGGGCATCATGCCCCCGCACGAGCAAGTTCCGGGGGAGCGCTACCGCCACGGCGACCGGCTGCGCGTCTACGTCACGGAGGTCTCCCGAGGCGTCAAGGGTGCCCAGATCATCCTCTCCCGCACGCACCCCGGCCTGGTCCGCAGACTCTTCGAGAAGGAGGTGCCCGAGATCTCCTCCGGGGACGTGGAGATCGTCGCCCTGGCCCGGGAGGCCGGGCACCGTACCAAGATGGCGGTGCGTGCCCGTGTCCGTGGGGTCAACGCCAAGGGGTCCTGCATCGGACCCATGGGGCAGCGCGTGCGCGCGGTCATGGCTGAGCTCGGCGGGGAGAAGATCGATATCGTCGACTACTCGGAGGACCCTGCGCGGTTCGTGGCCAACGCCCTCTCGCCAGCGCGGGTTTCCTCGGTGGAGGTGCTTAGCATGGAGGAGCAGATCGCCCGGGCCGTGGTCCCGGACTTCCAGCTCTCCCTGGCCATCGGCAAAGAGGGGCAGAACGCCCGTCTCGCCGCCCGTCTGACGGGGTGGAAAGTTGACATCCACGCCGACGCCGAGGCTGGTGAGGTCCTGCCGGGGCGGGGTTCCCAGGCCGACGACGTGACGGGCCCCTCAGAGGTGGCCGACTGACGGCGGTGACGCCGAGAGGTAGACTTTTAGCGGACCTTTGCGGCTGCTGCGTCTTCGTGACAGCAGCGTGTCGGCAGGTGGCCCAGCAAGCGGAAGGAACTTCTGTACCTTGGCACGTGCACCACATGTTCCTGAGCGGACCTGCGTCGGCTGCCGGGAACGGGTCCCGCGGGCGCAGCTGGTGCGTCTCGTGCTGGCACCGGGCGGAGTGCTCGATGTCGACCTCCGGGCGGCCGCGCCCGGACGCGGCGCATGGATCCACCCGGATCCTCAGTGCGTCGCCCGTGCTGAGCGGAGGCGGGCCTTCGGGCGTGCCCTGCGTGTCAGCGCACCGCTTGACTCCGACCTGGTCTGGCGGTGGCTGGCTGGGCGGCTCAGCACGGGCCCTGCTGTCCCTCCGGGTAGCAGGCCGACCGATGGCAAAGGCGGGTAGGAAGCTGATGGGCACCCGATGAGTACCCGGCGATGAGCTGCCTCTAGAAGCACCCACCCCTGTCCGGGGTGGGTAACCGGACAGGAGAAAAGTGGCTAAACCACGCGTGCACGAGCTCGCCAAAGAGCTCGACCCCACTGGCAAGAGGGTCACCTCCAAGGTGATCCTTGCTTGGCTCAAGGACCAAGGAGAGTTCGTCAAGGCGGCTTCCTCCACGGTGGAGCCCCCGTCGCTCGCCGGGTTCGCGAGCACTTCGCGGCGCAGGCCGACCAGACGACCCCGTCTCCTCGGGGGGTGCCACCTCCCGTGAGGCAGGTGCGACCCCGCAGGCCGTGCCCAGGCCGGGACCTGGCGGTGCCTCGCCCAAGCCCGTGCCCAGGCCGGGACCCGGTGGTGCCTCGCCCAAGCCCGTGCCCAGGCCGGGACCTGGCGGTGCCTCGCCCAAGCCCGTGCCCAGGCCGGGACCTGGCGGTGCCTCGCCCAAGCCCGGACCCGTAGGCGCCTCGCCCAGATCGGAGGCGCCCGGCAGGACGGTAGAGGACCAGCCGACCGGGACGGCTGCCGCGGCTGACCGTG includes the following:
- the nusA gene encoding transcription termination factor NusA produces the protein MDINMPELRGASDELGIDLDNLLPAIEDAILGAYFKVPGAIRGAHVEIDRRTGHMSVLAPEVDEEDQPTGEYFDDTPDDFGRIAQATARSVIVQRIQDRRDFEVLGTFKDKTGELISGTVEQGRDPRVVHVRLDEEHEGIMPPHEQVPGERYRHGDRLRVYVTEVSRGVKGAQIILSRTHPGLVRRLFEKEVPEISSGDVEIVALAREAGHRTKMAVRARVRGVNAKGSCIGPMGQRVRAVMAELGGEKIDIVDYSEDPARFVANALSPARVSSVEVLSMEEQIARAVVPDFQLSLAIGKEGQNARLAARLTGWKVDIHADAEAGEVLPGRGSQADDVTGPSEVAD
- a CDS encoding Tat pathway signal protein, with translation MTSPLTPPRLAPASRRPTGREAGERLARGSTCLLVVLLAALLSGCGLRLGEGTPASLPQPSAQESVRDALARHTWLISSSAAVVARSEDRQAEAAQQVETAANSQLDALGGVWEPWASEVPTRFPTVSPAATAAATATSEDLAALLSEGVTLAQEAAMSAPSGQEARLYASLAASWAVQHETVSPGSTTSVPRSSLDTPQQISSGLLAAYDAARYACQEVAARAQAATRERATQDAASASTAVSAALAAGSQDSRLSSYASPSQQSSEASAADTDVLWAQTVWSDVVDHEALETASTQAGSPARQAAVEATTDAALRAHAWGTQLSSLPGYLESSESP
- a CDS encoding YlxR family protein produces the protein MSAGGPASGRNFCTLARAPHVPERTCVGCRERVPRAQLVRLVLAPGGVLDVDLRAAAPGRGAWIHPDPQCVARAERRRAFGRALRVSAPLDSDLVWRWLAGRLSTGPAVPPGSRPTDGKGG